In the genome of Lycorma delicatula isolate Av1 chromosome 8, ASM4794821v1, whole genome shotgun sequence, one region contains:
- the LOC142328652 gene encoding proton-coupled amino acid transporter-like protein pathetic isoform X1, with protein MSLEKVVQFVDKSNSDVFEESEKIPLITTSSKRRSDLGDLETLMHLLKASLGTGILAMPMAFKNAGLLFGLFGTFFIGYICTYCVHMFVKCAHILCQKRQLESIGFRKIVELAFLEGPPRLRKYSKIAGILIIVALLMELLGCCCAYVVFVAKSIKQVVDHFGGHDLDVRIYMLALLPCLVIINLLRNLKYITPFSVISNSLFIGGVGVSYYYIFDNLPNINSRPFFSSWSHLPKFFGTTIFALEGIGVMMPLENSMKTPKHFIGCPGVLNIGMIILVTLYSITGFFGYLKYGSYTQDSITFNLPTSELLALILKIVIALGIFLTYSLLFYASMDLFRDSFSERFHRGVHAENIIRICTITATVAVAAIFPNLSPFLTLVGALSLSMVGLIFPPLIEMLVYWESPGHGPYKWRLWKNLFIILFGFLGLITGTMTSISEFAHAYRKPN; from the exons tGATCTGGAGACTTTGATGCACCTGCTTAAGGCCAGTCTTGGTACCGGTATATTGGCAATGCCTATGGCCTTTAAAAATGCAGGTCTACTGTTTGGTTtatttggaacattttttattggATACATATGTACTTATTGTGTCCATATGTTT gTAAAATGTGCTCATATACTTTGTCAAAAAAGACAATTAGAATCAATTGGATTCAGAAAGATAGTTGAATTGGCATTTCTTGAAGGACCTCCaagattaagaaaatattctaaaattgctGG gattTTGATAATTGTTGCTCTTTTAATGGAATTACTTGGTTGTTGTTGTGCCTATGTTGTTTTTGTTGCAAAAAGTATTAAACAa gttgttGATCACTTTGGAGGTCACGATTTAGATGTGAGAATATATATGCTTGCTCTTTTACCCTGTttggttattattaatttattaaggaatttaaaatatataactccATTTTCAGTCAtatctaattcattatttattggaGGAGTTGGTGTttcgtattattatatttttgataatttaccaAACATAAACAGCAGACCATTTTTCTCATCTTGGAGTCATTTGCCTAAATTTTTTGGCACTACCATTTTTGCTTTGGAAGGTATTGGAGTG atGATGCCTCTAGAAAATAGCATGAAAACCCCTAAGCATTTTATTGGTTGTCCAGGTGTGCTTAATATTGGCATGATTATATTAGTTACATTATATTCAATTACAGGTTTTTTTGGATATCTTAAATATGGTTCTTACACTCAAGATAGTATCACTTTTAACTTGCCAACTAGTGAATT GCTagctctaattttaaaaattgtaatagctCTGGGAATTTTCTTAACATATTCGTTATTATTCTACGCTTCAATGGATCTATTTAGAGATTCATTCTCAGAAAGATTTCATCGTGGAGTTCACGCTGAGAACATTATCAGGATATGTACTATTACAGCTACAG TTGCTGTTGCtgcgatttttccaaatttaagtCCATTTCTTACACTTGTCGGTGCGCTTAGTCTTAGTATGGTCGGATTAATATTTCCTCCACTTATTGAAATGCTTGTTTATTGGGAATCTCCTGGTCATGGTCCTTACAAGTGGAGACTATGGAAAAatctattcattattttatttgggTTTCTTGGACTTATAACTGGAACTATGACAAGTATTTCAGAATTTGCTCATGCTTATAGGAAACCTAATTAA
- the LOC142328652 gene encoding proton-coupled amino acid transporter-like protein pathetic isoform X2 — protein sequence MHLLKASLGTGILAMPMAFKNAGLLFGLFGTFFIGYICTYCVHMFVKCAHILCQKRQLESIGFRKIVELAFLEGPPRLRKYSKIAGILIIVALLMELLGCCCAYVVFVAKSIKQVVDHFGGHDLDVRIYMLALLPCLVIINLLRNLKYITPFSVISNSLFIGGVGVSYYYIFDNLPNINSRPFFSSWSHLPKFFGTTIFALEGIGVMMPLENSMKTPKHFIGCPGVLNIGMIILVTLYSITGFFGYLKYGSYTQDSITFNLPTSELLALILKIVIALGIFLTYSLLFYASMDLFRDSFSERFHRGVHAENIIRICTITATVAVAAIFPNLSPFLTLVGALSLSMVGLIFPPLIEMLVYWESPGHGPYKWRLWKNLFIILFGFLGLITGTMTSISEFAHAYRKPN from the exons ATGCACCTGCTTAAGGCCAGTCTTGGTACCGGTATATTGGCAATGCCTATGGCCTTTAAAAATGCAGGTCTACTGTTTGGTTtatttggaacattttttattggATACATATGTACTTATTGTGTCCATATGTTT gTAAAATGTGCTCATATACTTTGTCAAAAAAGACAATTAGAATCAATTGGATTCAGAAAGATAGTTGAATTGGCATTTCTTGAAGGACCTCCaagattaagaaaatattctaaaattgctGG gattTTGATAATTGTTGCTCTTTTAATGGAATTACTTGGTTGTTGTTGTGCCTATGTTGTTTTTGTTGCAAAAAGTATTAAACAa gttgttGATCACTTTGGAGGTCACGATTTAGATGTGAGAATATATATGCTTGCTCTTTTACCCTGTttggttattattaatttattaaggaatttaaaatatataactccATTTTCAGTCAtatctaattcattatttattggaGGAGTTGGTGTttcgtattattatatttttgataatttaccaAACATAAACAGCAGACCATTTTTCTCATCTTGGAGTCATTTGCCTAAATTTTTTGGCACTACCATTTTTGCTTTGGAAGGTATTGGAGTG atGATGCCTCTAGAAAATAGCATGAAAACCCCTAAGCATTTTATTGGTTGTCCAGGTGTGCTTAATATTGGCATGATTATATTAGTTACATTATATTCAATTACAGGTTTTTTTGGATATCTTAAATATGGTTCTTACACTCAAGATAGTATCACTTTTAACTTGCCAACTAGTGAATT GCTagctctaattttaaaaattgtaatagctCTGGGAATTTTCTTAACATATTCGTTATTATTCTACGCTTCAATGGATCTATTTAGAGATTCATTCTCAGAAAGATTTCATCGTGGAGTTCACGCTGAGAACATTATCAGGATATGTACTATTACAGCTACAG TTGCTGTTGCtgcgatttttccaaatttaagtCCATTTCTTACACTTGTCGGTGCGCTTAGTCTTAGTATGGTCGGATTAATATTTCCTCCACTTATTGAAATGCTTGTTTATTGGGAATCTCCTGGTCATGGTCCTTACAAGTGGAGACTATGGAAAAatctattcattattttatttgggTTTCTTGGACTTATAACTGGAACTATGACAAGTATTTCAGAATTTGCTCATGCTTATAGGAAACCTAATTAA